A window from gamma proteobacterium SS-5 encodes these proteins:
- a CDS encoding PilZ domain-containing protein gives MDTDENRRTFFRIEDRLQISYKRIGPDELSELVDKLYRDELDHFSVASEIMALRTEAAPLMRQISSQSADIANYLSSLDQRLELLARTVAARDSDLTEHPPRDCNLSASGIAIGVDQPLQAGEMLEVSLLLLPSYAGVRAIAEVVDCTPSTAQQTEAAYQLRLNFSHMREKDRDLLIKHIIQRQGEMLRKRREDQYS, from the coding sequence ATGGATACCGACGAAAATCGCCGCACCTTCTTTCGCATCGAAGACAGGCTGCAGATCAGCTACAAGCGGATTGGCCCCGATGAGCTATCCGAGTTGGTCGATAAGCTGTATCGGGATGAGTTGGACCACTTCTCGGTGGCCAGCGAGATCATGGCCCTGCGTACCGAGGCCGCCCCCCTGATGCGTCAGATCAGCAGCCAGTCAGCGGATATCGCCAATTACCTCAGCTCCCTTGACCAGCGTTTGGAGTTGCTTGCCCGCACGGTCGCTGCCAGGGACAGCGACCTCACCGAACACCCGCCCAGGGACTGCAATCTCAGCGCCAGCGGCATCGCCATCGGCGTGGACCAACCCCTGCAGGCGGGCGAGATGCTGGAGGTGAGCCTGTTGCTGCTGCCCTCCTACGCCGGGGTGCGGGCCATCGCCGAGGTGGTGGACTGCACCCCCAGCACGGCGCAGCAGACCGAGGCCGCCTATCAGCTGCGACTGAACTTCAGCCACATGCGCGAGAAGGACCGGGACCTGTTGATCAAGCACATCATCCAGCGCCAGGGCGAGATGCTGCGCAAACGCCGCGAGGATCAATACAGCTGA